A window of Clostridium sp. 'White wine YQ' contains these coding sequences:
- a CDS encoding VanW family protein — protein MKKDSKENKFRINKKVVVPILVIIAVILSGTSAYALFTNSKIKAWSDQVYPGVKVQGVDLSGKTKEQVLQILKDNFVDKIKDKKINLKVNETSFSLGYSELSTEFDVEKTANDALAVGKDSSFLGKKAWIDGKNNKNLSIDFKYDEKKLDAFKQKITSEMNKPAKAASISVSNGNISITPEQNGVKINEDELTSKLKESINGEIGKDTEIAMTTVEDKPSITKDQLSKITGKMSSYQTSYATSNPGRSTNVELATSHINGKLLMPGDVFSYNETVGERTYARGFKDAAIFVGDKVEDGLGGGICQVSTTLYRAVMAANLRSVERTNHSMPTSYSQPGLDATVVWGVLDYKFKNTYDFPVYIEAFTASRNVYVNIYGNVESMQGKTYQLVAETLETIQPTTTTVDDSTLPEGETSWDKKPVVGYKVRSYQVTYQGGKEINREAIATDTYKKVDGVLKRGTKKVEQPKAPADTNKTS, from the coding sequence ATGAAAAAGGACTCAAAGGAAAATAAATTTAGAATAAATAAAAAAGTAGTTGTTCCAATACTAGTTATAATAGCCGTAATTTTATCCGGAACCTCAGCTTATGCATTATTTACTAATAGTAAGATAAAAGCCTGGTCAGATCAAGTATACCCAGGAGTTAAAGTTCAAGGCGTGGACTTATCTGGAAAAACAAAAGAGCAAGTACTACAAATTCTAAAAGATAATTTTGTAGATAAAATTAAAGATAAAAAGATTAACCTGAAGGTTAATGAGACAAGTTTTTCATTAGGTTATTCAGAGCTTTCTACTGAGTTTGATGTTGAAAAGACTGCAAATGATGCATTAGCAGTAGGTAAGGATTCTAGTTTTTTAGGTAAAAAAGCATGGATTGATGGTAAAAATAATAAGAACTTATCTATAGATTTTAAATATGATGAAAAAAAATTAGATGCTTTTAAACAAAAAATTACTAGTGAAATGAATAAACCTGCAAAAGCGGCATCCATTTCTGTAAGTAATGGAAATATATCAATTACACCAGAACAAAATGGTGTAAAGATAAATGAAGATGAATTAACATCTAAACTTAAAGAATCAATTAATGGTGAAATTGGTAAAGATACTGAAATTGCTATGACAACAGTTGAGGACAAACCTTCCATTACAAAGGATCAGCTTTCTAAGATAACTGGAAAAATGTCATCATATCAAACAAGTTATGCTACATCTAATCCTGGAAGATCTACAAATGTAGAATTAGCAACAAGTCATATTAATGGTAAGTTATTAATGCCGGGTGATGTTTTTAGCTATAATGAAACTGTTGGGGAAAGAACCTACGCAAGAGGATTTAAAGATGCAGCAATTTTTGTAGGAGATAAAGTGGAAGATGGTCTAGGTGGCGGAATATGTCAGGTATCAACAACTCTTTATAGAGCTGTTATGGCTGCAAACTTAAGATCCGTTGAAAGAACAAACCATTCCATGCCAACAAGTTATTCTCAACCTGGTTTAGATGCGACAGTTGTATGGGGAGTATTGGATTATAAATTTAAAAATACTTATGATTTCCCAGTTTATATTGAAGCTTTCACAGCAAGTAGAAATGTATATGTTAATATATATGGAAATGTTGAAAGCATGCAAGGAAAAACTTATCAATTAGTTGCAGAAACCTTAGAGACAATTCAACCAACAACAACTACTGTTGATGATTCTACTTTACCAGAAGGAGAAACTTCGTGGGATAAAAAACCTGTAGTAGGTTATAAAGTAAGAAGTTATCAAGTAACTTATCAAGGTGGCAAGGAAATAAATAGAGAAGCTATTGCAACAGATACCTATAAGAAGGTTGATGGAGTTTTAAAAAGAGGAACTAAAAAGGTTGAACAACCTAAGGCTCCAGCTGATACTAACAAAACATCTTAA
- a CDS encoding AAA family ATPase gives MNYSYITKIKNNLNKVILGKEKEINDLLKGVISGGHILIEDLPGLGKTTLVKALAKSLDLDFSRIQCTPDSLPSDILGVSIYNQHTGEFEFRKGPIFSNILLADELNRTSPKTQSALLEAMEEKQITEWRNSYKLESPFIVIATQNPLEYISTSILPQAQLDRFSIRISLGYPTEESEEEILKMQNNLKPLDEAQKVINKSEFFEIIKEVDSISIHEEIIKYIVAIANKTREDDRLLLGVSTRAALTLQKIAKASAYLNEREFVIPEDIKENIFLVFNHRVIPSYSGKNKEEYINEIMKDILNSVAIPKVI, from the coding sequence ATGAACTATAGTTATATTACAAAAATTAAAAACAACTTAAATAAAGTAATATTAGGTAAGGAAAAGGAAATAAATGATTTGTTAAAAGGAGTTATATCTGGAGGACATATACTTATTGAAGATTTGCCTGGACTAGGTAAAACTACCTTAGTTAAGGCTTTAGCTAAGAGTTTGGACTTGGATTTTTCAAGAATACAATGTACTCCAGATTCATTACCAAGTGATATATTAGGTGTATCTATTTATAATCAACATACTGGTGAGTTTGAATTTAGAAAGGGACCAATATTCTCAAACATATTATTAGCAGATGAATTAAATAGAACTTCTCCTAAAACACAAAGTGCACTTTTAGAAGCAATGGAAGAAAAACAAATAACTGAATGGAGAAATAGCTATAAATTAGAATCCCCATTTATTGTTATTGCAACACAAAATCCATTAGAGTATATAAGTACATCAATACTTCCTCAAGCTCAATTGGACAGATTTTCAATAAGAATTTCCTTAGGGTATCCTACAGAAGAAAGTGAGGAGGAGATTCTTAAAATGCAAAATAATCTAAAGCCACTAGATGAAGCCCAAAAAGTAATTAATAAAAGCGAATTCTTTGAAATAATTAAAGAAGTTGATTCTATAAGCATTCACGAAGAAATCATAAAATATATAGTAGCAATAGCTAATAAGACGAGGGAGGATGATAGGCTTTTACTAGGAGTTAGTACAAGAGCAGCATTAACATTGCAAAAAATTGCAAAAGCAAGTGCTTATCTAAATGAAAGAGAATTCGTTATACCAGAAGATATTAAAGAAAATATCTTTTTGGTTTTTAATCATAGGGTTATACCTAGCTATAGTGGAAAAAATAAAGAAGAGTATATTAATGAGATAATGAAAGATATATTAAATAGCGTTGCTATACCAAAGGTAATTTAA
- a CDS encoding DUF58 domain-containing protein, whose translation MVKVDLKYLLLIIISAFLVYIEGGIVFSSILYMLLIALFFSIIYIAVMYKVMDISIELDKLEVTTEENIKATTEIKSKIPLYLPIVKIENEEMSYIVKSYQGHVFSFWRELKLQEEIVPYIRGIYDFGRLNITLIDPLGIIKMKFKTHHKSILKVYVKRDTNLEVKKSHHKIPEINKNEGNNFNSMDELKELREYRQGDSLKRVHWRLLCKRQELYVKEYECNQGKSEILILDMNKKIMDIDPTGRKEEELIEFAFNYILKKVREGYSINLFINNKSSKNLFIYDYLGMKLLEEYFLTNFSFGDVDINDYLLNADINSSVTTPIIVVPFYEDIDISRIEKKYYIEECLFYTFSKYNKDNIINI comes from the coding sequence ATGGTTAAGGTTGATTTAAAGTATTTATTATTAATAATAATTAGTGCCTTTTTAGTGTATATAGAGGGTGGAATTGTTTTTTCAAGTATATTGTATATGCTTCTAATAGCTCTTTTCTTTTCTATAATATATATTGCAGTTATGTATAAGGTTATGGATATATCTATAGAGTTAGATAAACTTGAAGTAACTACTGAAGAGAATATTAAAGCTACAACAGAGATAAAATCAAAAATTCCATTATATTTACCAATTGTAAAAATAGAAAATGAAGAAATGAGTTATATTGTGAAAAGCTATCAGGGTCATGTCTTTTCTTTCTGGAGAGAATTAAAATTGCAAGAGGAAATCGTCCCATATATTAGAGGAATTTATGATTTTGGCAGATTAAATATCACACTTATAGATCCATTAGGAATAATAAAAATGAAGTTTAAAACACACCATAAATCCATATTAAAAGTTTATGTTAAAAGGGATACAAACCTTGAAGTAAAGAAAAGTCATCATAAAATTCCAGAGATAAATAAGAATGAAGGAAATAATTTTAATAGTATGGATGAATTAAAAGAATTAAGGGAATATAGGCAAGGAGATAGTTTGAAAAGGGTACATTGGAGATTGCTTTGTAAAAGGCAGGAACTTTATGTGAAAGAGTATGAATGTAATCAAGGAAAATCAGAAATATTAATATTAGATATGAACAAAAAAATTATGGACATTGACCCTACTGGTAGAAAAGAAGAGGAATTGATTGAATTTGCTTTTAATTATATATTAAAAAAAGTCAGAGAAGGATATTCAATTAATTTATTTATAAATAATAAGAGCAGTAAAAATTTATTTATATATGACTATTTGGGAATGAAATTATTAGAAGAATACTTTCTAACTAATTTTAGTTTTGGAGATGTGGACATAAATGATTATTTGCTAAATGCAGACATAAATTCTTCTGTTACAACTCCTATTATTGTAGTACCTTTTTATGAAGATATAGATATAAGTAGAATTGAAAAAAAGTATTATATCGAAGAATGTTTATTCTACACATTTTCTAAATATAACAAAGATAATATTATTAATATTTAA
- a CDS encoding transglutaminase-like domain-containing protein translates to MKWIRHHRLNLFLITLNVVYILFLLKKAYRVENIDYGNIVGTIVISILLTWTILGEEVSDKITIPMSIAIFGCLFFIFFISRGANNSIEIINSNLSSGKSTDFKEYRYFIITIVPFIYMWGAYLSKIGSLGILTYLDISIVTILWFLGYKEEIIYTMPFLLATILLTFGANNLKHFLIKESLDFEECKITKWKLVLFSIGLTAILIGISTKLPYRKAGAYSTKIKANLSINKTKYNDVSDESFIGYNEGRAGFSQAQDKLGGKLKLNDKEAFKITFLQGEINKQYYFRGNVRDTYIGDRWVSNHQQIVSDDAETSSDNLVSEIKGLGGKVIEVKISPDIKNESYYAPKYSTDIQEENNQRIYKDVFSNIFFSKDLINTPYIVKFLDDDFLEQSIVDNKLLKIATDGKVSSEVPDFYLQIPNSVTLRTFDLVREITKDKVSPKDKVEAIKKYLESNYKYSLDVSEIPQGQDFLDYFLFTEKKGYCEYFATAMTMMCRISGVPARYVEGFKLSDKRDNDGNYIVTNMDAHAWCEVNYKLDEDSSKIKQDNIWLEADASPTAYEFSEKDSISNFAANSSSNVNAAGKVERTKSQKSEDSNSVNIANSNKFKIENDKLFKIVGILLIFMIVLRILQIKRKYKYLRKETSAKKIFLYYEKGLSSIDILKKNYETYGEFIDRIEDVTLSNNLKKLIQLVYLERYGNEVKLVNGEEYVDYFEDYLKKKDGNMIYLIKKFFSLRKG, encoded by the coding sequence ATGAAATGGATAAGACATCATAGATTAAATTTATTCCTGATAACCTTGAATGTAGTATATATTTTATTTTTACTAAAAAAGGCTTATAGGGTCGAAAATATAGATTATGGAAATATAGTAGGAACAATAGTCATATCAATTCTGTTAACATGGACTATATTGGGAGAAGAAGTATCGGATAAGATAACAATTCCTATGAGTATAGCTATATTTGGATGCTTGTTTTTTATTTTCTTTATCTCTAGAGGTGCGAACAATTCTATTGAAATTATAAACAGTAATTTATCCAGTGGAAAATCTACTGATTTTAAAGAATATAGGTATTTTATAATAACTATTGTCCCATTTATATATATGTGGGGAGCATATTTATCTAAAATAGGATCATTAGGAATACTTACATATTTAGATATATCCATAGTAACTATTTTATGGTTCTTAGGTTATAAAGAAGAGATAATTTATACAATGCCATTTTTACTAGCAACAATATTATTAACATTTGGCGCAAATAATTTGAAGCACTTTCTTATAAAGGAAAGTTTGGATTTTGAAGAGTGTAAAATCACTAAGTGGAAGTTAGTCTTATTTTCAATAGGGTTAACTGCTATTTTAATAGGAATATCAACTAAACTCCCATACAGAAAAGCTGGTGCATACTCTACTAAGATTAAAGCTAATTTATCTATAAATAAAACAAAATATAATGATGTTTCTGATGAGAGTTTCATAGGGTATAATGAAGGGAGAGCAGGCTTTTCGCAGGCTCAAGATAAGTTAGGCGGAAAATTGAAGCTGAATGACAAAGAAGCTTTCAAAATTACTTTTTTACAGGGAGAGATAAATAAGCAATATTATTTTAGGGGAAACGTGAGAGATACTTATATAGGGGATAGATGGGTAAGTAATCATCAACAAATTGTTTCAGATGATGCGGAAACAAGTAGTGATAATTTAGTAAGTGAAATAAAAGGCTTAGGCGGAAAAGTCATAGAAGTAAAAATATCTCCTGATATTAAAAATGAAAGTTATTACGCTCCAAAGTATTCAACAGATATTCAAGAAGAAAATAACCAAAGAATATATAAAGATGTGTTTAGCAATATATTTTTTTCTAAAGATCTAATTAATACTCCTTATATTGTTAAATTTTTAGATGATGATTTTTTAGAACAATCTATTGTTGATAATAAATTATTAAAAATTGCAACCGACGGCAAGGTAAGCAGCGAAGTTCCAGATTTTTATTTACAAATACCTAATTCTGTTACACTAAGGACCTTTGATTTAGTGAGGGAAATTACTAAAGATAAAGTTAGTCCAAAAGATAAGGTTGAGGCAATAAAAAAGTATTTGGAGTCTAATTACAAGTATTCCTTGGATGTTTCAGAAATACCACAAGGACAAGATTTCTTAGATTATTTTCTTTTTACAGAAAAAAAAGGATATTGTGAGTATTTTGCAACGGCTATGACAATGATGTGTAGAATTTCAGGAGTACCTGCAAGGTATGTGGAAGGATTTAAACTTTCAGACAAAAGAGATAATGATGGAAACTACATAGTTACTAATATGGATGCACATGCTTGGTGTGAAGTAAACTATAAGTTAGATGAAGATAGCTCTAAAATAAAACAAGATAATATATGGCTGGAGGCAGATGCTTCTCCCACTGCGTATGAATTTAGTGAAAAAGATTCTATAAGTAATTTTGCTGCAAATAGTAGCAGTAATGTTAATGCTGCAGGAAAAGTGGAGAGAACCAAATCGCAAAAAAGTGAAGATAGTAATTCAGTTAATATAGCAAACAGTAATAAATTTAAAATAGAGAATGATAAGCTCTTTAAGATTGTTGGAATTCTTTTAATATTTATGATTGTTCTAAGGATTTTGCAAATAAAGAGAAAGTATAAATACCTTAGAAAAGAAACTTCAGCAAAAAAAATATTTTTATATTATGAAAAAGGCTTGAGTTCAATTGATATACTTAAAAAAAACTATGAAACATATGGAGAATTTATTGATAGAATAGAGGATGTAACTCTAAGTAATAATCTTAAAAAGTTAATTCAATTAGTTTATTTAGAACGTTATGGAAATGAAGTTAAGTTAGTAAATGGAGAAGAGTATGTAGATTATTTTGAGGATTATCTAAAGAAAAAAGATGGAAACATGATCTATTTAATAAAAAAATTCTTCTCATTAAGAAAGGGTTAA
- a CDS encoding Cof-type HAD-IIB family hydrolase, with translation MKYKLICIDMDGTLLNSRKKISNENKECIKKAKEKGVVVAISTGRIYNNAAFYADYIDLKAPIIAANGAIIIDKDGGEIFKGVIGYDTSLKILDILKKYKLTPHFHTRNAIYSGSAFQKLLGYVFSARGIPVDYKISLKSIVGINKWKKLLNEKEEEILKCITFSLSLRKINRAKEELRKIPEIEVTSSYPFNIEINAAKVSKGNGVKILSEHLGIKREEVICVGDNENDISMIEYAGLGVAMGNASTSIKEKADFVTTSNDNSGVGYAIRKFILEEKI, from the coding sequence ATGAAATATAAACTTATATGCATAGATATGGATGGAACACTGCTAAACAGTAGAAAAAAGATAAGTAATGAAAATAAAGAATGTATAAAAAAAGCTAAAGAGAAAGGTGTTGTAGTAGCTATTTCAACCGGAAGAATATATAATAATGCTGCTTTTTATGCTGATTATATTGACTTAAAGGCACCTATTATAGCTGCGAATGGAGCTATAATAATAGATAAGGATGGAGGAGAAATATTTAAAGGAGTTATAGGATATGATACTTCACTAAAAATACTCGATATACTTAAAAAATATAAGCTTACGCCTCACTTTCATACTCGTAATGCAATATACAGTGGAAGTGCATTTCAAAAATTATTGGGATACGTATTTTCAGCTAGAGGAATTCCAGTAGACTATAAAATTTCTCTAAAAAGTATTGTTGGAATTAATAAGTGGAAAAAGTTACTTAATGAAAAGGAAGAAGAAATACTAAAATGTATAACATTTAGTTTAAGTTTAAGAAAAATAAATAGAGCTAAAGAGGAATTAAGAAAAATTCCTGAAATAGAAGTGACGAGCTCATATCCATTTAATATTGAAATTAATGCAGCAAAAGTTTCAAAAGGAAATGGAGTAAAAATTCTAAGTGAGCATTTAGGAATTAAAAGAGAAGAAGTTATATGCGTTGGGGATAATGAAAATGATATTTCCATGATTGAATATGCAGGTTTAGGAGTAGCAATGGGTAATGCATCAACTAGTATTAAAGAAAAAGCAGATTTTGTAACCACTAGTAATGATAATAGTGGCGTTGGCTATGCCATTAGAAAGTTTATTTTAGAGGAAAAAATATAA
- a CDS encoding tRNA (cytidine(34)-2'-O)-methyltransferase: MNINIVLYQPEIPQNTGNIARTCVLTNSKLHLIKPLGFSIDEKSVRRAGLDYWKDLDLEIHESFDAFMEKYGTSRIFLSTTHAQEYYDEIKFQEGDFIMFGRETSGVPEEVHNKVRGMRIPMINTSTRSLNLSNTVAIVAYEALRQLNFPSMK, translated from the coding sequence TTGAATATTAATATAGTATTGTATCAGCCGGAGATTCCACAAAACACTGGAAATATTGCTAGGACCTGTGTTTTAACAAACTCAAAATTGCATTTGATAAAGCCGCTTGGGTTTTCAATAGACGAAAAAAGTGTAAGAAGGGCTGGATTAGATTATTGGAAAGATCTTGATTTAGAGATTCACGAAAGTTTTGATGCCTTTATGGAGAAATACGGAACATCAAGGATTTTCTTATCAACAACTCACGCTCAAGAATATTATGATGAAATAAAATTTCAAGAAGGAGATTTTATCATGTTTGGAAGAGAAACTTCTGGTGTGCCGGAAGAAGTACATAATAAAGTACGAGGAATGAGAATTCCAATGATAAATACATCCACTAGAAGTTTAAATTTATCAAACACTGTTGCAATTGTAGCATATGAAGCATTAAGACAACTGAATTTCCCAAGTATGAAGTAA
- a CDS encoding DegV family protein, whose amino-acid sequence MEKIKIITDSTADLSKDILEERKIESLPLLINFGEESYLDGVEIDTATLFQRVKEGTIFPTTAQVTPQRFYDCYKKYLSEGYKIISIHLSSKMSGTYQSACIAKEMLESDDIYVIDSQNVTSGLGLLVLKAAKLIEDGLEIEKIVDEIEKMKLVIKSSLAFESLEHLVKGGRLSKTAGVIGSVLGIRLILEVNNGEMVVKEKIRGTKKVIKKIIDDLISAEIDTEEPLLLLNSSGDEIYYKLKEYLDDNKIEYIKAEVGCTVGIHAGPGAAGIFFIPKNK is encoded by the coding sequence ATGGAAAAAATTAAAATAATAACGGATTCCACAGCGGATTTGTCTAAAGATATATTAGAAGAAAGAAAAATAGAGTCATTGCCTCTGCTTATTAATTTTGGGGAAGAAAGTTATTTAGATGGAGTAGAGATAGATACGGCGACTTTATTCCAAAGGGTAAAGGAAGGGACTATATTCCCAACAACAGCACAAGTAACGCCACAAAGATTTTATGATTGCTACAAGAAATATTTAAGTGAAGGATACAAGATTATATCTATTCACCTATCATCAAAAATGAGTGGAACTTATCAATCAGCCTGCATAGCAAAAGAGATGCTAGAAAGTGACGATATATATGTGATTGATTCGCAAAATGTTACCTCAGGGTTAGGATTATTAGTGCTTAAAGCAGCTAAACTTATAGAAGATGGATTAGAGATTGAAAAAATAGTTGATGAAATAGAAAAAATGAAATTAGTAATTAAAAGTTCATTAGCATTTGAATCATTAGAACATTTAGTAAAAGGCGGTAGATTGTCAAAAACAGCAGGTGTAATTGGAAGTGTTCTAGGAATACGTCTTATATTAGAAGTTAATAATGGAGAAATGGTAGTAAAGGAAAAGATTAGAGGAACTAAAAAAGTAATTAAAAAGATCATTGATGATTTAATAAGTGCTGAAATAGATACAGAGGAACCTTTATTATTATTAAATTCATCAGGGGATGAAATATATTATAAATTGAAAGAATACCTAGATGACAATAAAATTGAGTATATTAAAGCAGAAGTTGGGTGTACTGTAGGAATACATGCTGGACCTGGTGCAGCAGGAATTTTCTTTATACCTAAAAATAAATAG
- a CDS encoding BMP family lipoprotein, which yields MKRIALFLLLSTNLLGYNDIYMEPFNNNNQVSFLANNDIIMDHGRNEGAYNGLIKASKEFDIKINVKENKPNEIDYKELEKLYNDSVLVMTIGPNMKKSLDRASLDLSDKYFTLIDGKSDNQNVKSIEFKDEEGAFLVGLVAGRLTKTNSVGFISLNNQEKENKYLSGLVAGLKISNPIAAEKLINGQNTRRWQKELSIDEAFYNATELYNRGCDIIFETLDKEAEGVFKAAKDEKKYVIATGVNMGKKFPEYSSQILGSLIRNIDKVTYDACKELATGTFKSGVSNMKTLGIKDLAIDFEFTNPKIIPANIRNEVEGYRNKITTELIKIPNSINEAREFKG from the coding sequence ATGAAAAGAATTGCACTCTTTCTATTATTGTCAACAAACCTTTTGGGGTATAATGACATCTATATGGAACCTTTTAATAATAATAATCAAGTTAGTTTTCTAGCTAACAATGACATAATTATGGATCATGGACGTAATGAAGGTGCATATAATGGTCTAATAAAAGCTAGCAAAGAATTTGATATTAAGATAAATGTGAAAGAAAATAAACCAAATGAAATTGATTATAAAGAGCTAGAAAAATTATATAATGACAGTGTGTTAGTTATGACAATTGGACCAAATATGAAGAAGAGTTTAGATAGGGCATCTCTAGATTTAAGTGATAAGTATTTTACCTTGATTGATGGGAAAAGTGATAATCAAAATGTAAAGTCTATTGAATTTAAAGATGAGGAAGGGGCTTTTTTAGTAGGCTTGGTGGCAGGGAGATTGACTAAAACTAATAGCGTAGGCTTTATATCCCTTAACAATCAGGAAAAAGAAAATAAATATTTATCTGGTTTAGTAGCAGGACTTAAGATCTCGAATCCTATTGCAGCAGAGAAATTAATAAATGGACAAAATACACGCAGATGGCAAAAGGAACTAAGTATAGATGAAGCTTTCTATAATGCAACAGAATTATATAACAGAGGATGCGATATTATATTTGAAACCTTAGACAAGGAAGCAGAAGGCGTCTTTAAGGCCGCAAAGGATGAAAAGAAATATGTCATCGCAACGGGAGTGAACATGGGGAAAAAGTTTCCAGAGTACTCATCACAAATACTCGGAAGCTTAATAAGAAACATTGACAAAGTTACTTATGATGCATGCAAAGAATTGGCTACAGGTACCTTCAAAAGCGGGGTAAGTAATATGAAAACTTTGGGAATAAAGGACTTAGCAATTGATTTTGAATTTACTAATCCTAAAATAATACCTGCTAATATTAGAAATGAAGTAGAAGGCTATAGAAATAAAATAACGACTGAGTTAATTAAAATTCCTAATAGCATTAATGAAGCTCGAGAATTTAAAGGTTAA
- the rpoN gene encoding RNA polymerase factor sigma-54: MNFNMTLTQEQKLVMTQQMQLSVKLLQMSSNELLEYINKEYAENPVIDANYEKDLEEVKMQDKYDYKEMIKYFEFDNYGNQSFGSYDQDEVSPFTFISTEKTLKDFLLEQIMELSIDEFQRTICKYIIESLDARGYLDISLEDILEELNISQEVGEEALELVQSLEPTGIGARNLIECLEIQLTKRGYGNEKLYTIVEDHLEDIAENRYAQIAKALNITPKEAQEYGDIIKTLEPKPSRGFYTGEEVKFIIPDATIRKIDGEYFIIMNEGVLPKLSINPMYKEILNESKDNLAKDYVKQKISGAMFLIKSIEQRKSTLYRVLEKILEKQKEYFEKGENYLKPMTLKEISEALDVHESTVSRAIRDKFILIDRGTIKIKDLFTTGIAGDNGEEDINTIKVKNEIKKLVDSESKEKPLSDQIICNELNNNGFNISRRTVAKYREEMGIKSSSKRKRF; encoded by the coding sequence ATGAATTTTAATATGACATTGACTCAAGAGCAAAAGCTTGTAATGACTCAGCAAATGCAATTATCCGTTAAGCTCTTACAAATGTCATCAAATGAATTATTAGAATATATAAATAAAGAATATGCAGAAAATCCTGTAATCGATGCTAATTATGAAAAGGATTTAGAAGAAGTAAAGATGCAGGATAAGTATGATTATAAAGAGATGATAAAGTATTTTGAGTTTGATAACTATGGAAATCAGAGTTTCGGAAGTTATGACCAAGATGAAGTATCTCCATTTACTTTTATTTCTACAGAAAAAACACTAAAGGATTTTTTGTTAGAACAAATTATGGAGTTATCAATTGATGAATTCCAAAGAACAATATGTAAGTATATAATTGAGAGTTTAGATGCAAGGGGATACTTAGATATATCACTTGAAGATATTTTGGAAGAACTAAATATTTCCCAAGAAGTTGGAGAGGAAGCATTGGAGCTTGTGCAAAGCTTAGAACCTACAGGTATTGGTGCTAGAAATCTAATAGAATGTCTAGAAATCCAGCTTACTAAGCGAGGGTATGGCAACGAAAAACTTTATACAATTGTTGAAGATCATTTAGAGGACATTGCCGAGAATAGATATGCTCAAATTGCGAAGGCACTAAATATAACTCCAAAAGAGGCACAAGAATATGGAGATATAATAAAGACATTAGAGCCTAAGCCTTCAAGAGGTTTTTATACTGGAGAAGAAGTAAAGTTTATTATTCCTGATGCAACTATAAGGAAAATTGATGGAGAATATTTTATCATAATGAATGAAGGCGTCTTACCTAAGCTATCCATTAACCCAATGTATAAAGAAATATTAAATGAATCAAAGGATAATTTAGCAAAAGATTATGTGAAACAAAAAATAAGCGGAGCAATGTTCTTAATTAAAAGTATTGAGCAAAGAAAAAGCACGTTATATAGAGTTTTAGAAAAGATATTAGAAAAACAAAAAGAGTATTTTGAAAAGGGAGAAAATTACCTTAAACCCATGACATTAAAAGAGATATCAGAAGCTCTTGATGTTCATGAATCAACTGTAAGCAGAGCTATTAGGGATAAATTTATATTGATAGATAGAGGAACTATAAAAATAAAAGATTTATTTACAACTGGAATTGCTGGAGATAATGGGGAAGAGGATATTAACACAATAAAAGTTAAGAATGAGATCAAGAAGCTCGTTGATTCTGAAAGTAAAGAAAAGCCTTTATCTGATCAGATTATTTGCAATGAGCTTAATAATAATGGGTTTAATATATCAAGAAGAACAGTTGCAAAATATAGAGAAGAAATGGGAATAAAGTCATCAAGCAAGAGAAAAAGATTTTAA